One Alkalicoccus halolimnae DNA segment encodes these proteins:
- a CDS encoding bifunctional 3,4-dihydroxy-2-butanone-4-phosphate synthase/GTP cyclohydrolase II, with protein sequence MSYFDPIEEAIYALAQGEVVIVCDDEDRENEGDFISLAEKTTPEVINFMITHGRGLVCTPITEERAEKLNLVPMVDRNSDPHGTAFTVSVDHKHTTTGISAPERAITVQALIDEDTKPADFQRPGHVFPLVAKAGGVLRRAGHTEAAVDLAKMAGAKPAGVICEIMNADGTMARVPELREIADEHDLKMVTIKDLIQYRNRKDKLVQREIEIKLPTDYGEFRAIGYSNVVDGKEHIAIVKGEIGGNKPTLVRVHSECLTGDVFGSRRCDCGPQLHAALAQVEEHGSGVVLYMRQEGRGIGLLNKMRAYKLQEEGLDTVEANEKLGFEPDLRDYGIGAQILRDLGIRKMKLLTNNPRKITGLKGYDLEIVDRIPIQLPHSGDNEKYLKTKKDKLGHMLHL encoded by the coding sequence ATGAGCTATTTTGATCCAATTGAAGAAGCGATATATGCTTTGGCCCAAGGTGAGGTCGTTATTGTCTGTGACGATGAAGATAGAGAGAATGAAGGTGATTTTATATCACTTGCAGAAAAAACCACTCCTGAAGTAATAAATTTTATGATTACTCACGGCAGGGGTCTGGTCTGTACGCCGATTACTGAAGAACGAGCAGAAAAACTGAACCTGGTGCCCATGGTTGACCGTAATTCCGATCCTCATGGGACGGCTTTCACAGTAAGTGTGGATCATAAGCATACGACAACCGGTATCTCTGCTCCTGAACGAGCGATAACTGTTCAAGCATTAATTGATGAAGACACAAAGCCTGCTGACTTCCAGCGTCCGGGACATGTATTTCCTCTGGTTGCAAAAGCAGGCGGAGTTCTCCGACGTGCCGGTCATACCGAAGCAGCCGTTGATCTGGCCAAAATGGCAGGTGCTAAACCAGCGGGGGTTATCTGCGAGATAATGAATGCGGACGGCACGATGGCCCGTGTACCGGAATTAAGAGAAATAGCAGATGAACATGATCTGAAAATGGTCACAATTAAAGACCTTATTCAGTATAGGAATCGGAAAGATAAACTTGTTCAGCGTGAAATAGAAATTAAACTTCCTACTGATTACGGGGAATTTCGAGCCATTGGGTATTCCAATGTAGTAGATGGCAAAGAACATATTGCTATTGTGAAAGGCGAAATAGGAGGGAATAAACCGACCCTTGTAAGAGTCCACTCAGAATGTCTGACTGGAGATGTGTTTGGCTCAAGAAGGTGTGATTGTGGACCTCAGCTGCATGCTGCTCTGGCACAGGTAGAAGAACACGGGTCCGGTGTAGTGCTTTATATGCGGCAGGAAGGCAGAGGGATAGGTCTTTTAAATAAAATGCGTGCATACAAACTGCAGGAAGAAGGTCTCGATACCGTGGAAGCTAATGAAAAACTGGGATTTGAACCTGATCTGAGAGATTATGGGATCGGAGCACAGATTTTAAGAGACCTTGGAATCAGGAAGATGAAGCTGTTAACGAATAACCCCAGGAAAATTACCGGTTTAAAAGGGTATGATCTTGAAATTGTCGACCGTATTCCGATTCAGCTTCCACATTCAGGGGATAACGAAAAGTATCTAAAAACCAAAAAAGATAAGCTTGGTCATATGCTTCATCTTTAA
- the ribE gene encoding 6,7-dimethyl-8-ribityllumazine synthase: protein MGKVFEGNLTGQDLKIGIVVGRFNDFITGRLLEGAEDACRRHGVDAEGVDVAWVPGAYEIPFIAKKMAETGKYDAIVTLGTVIRGSTPHFDYVCGEAAKGVSQAGMSTGIPVIFGVITTNTIEQAIERAGTKAGNKGWEAAVAAIEMANLNKSF, encoded by the coding sequence GTGGGAAAAGTATTTGAAGGTAACTTAACAGGACAGGATTTAAAAATAGGCATCGTGGTAGGGCGGTTTAACGACTTTATCACTGGAAGACTTTTGGAAGGGGCTGAAGATGCATGCCGCAGACACGGTGTTGATGCTGAAGGTGTAGACGTTGCGTGGGTGCCGGGAGCTTATGAAATTCCGTTTATCGCGAAAAAGATGGCTGAAACAGGCAAGTATGATGCTATTGTTACGCTTGGAACAGTTATCCGGGGTTCTACCCCTCATTTCGATTATGTATGCGGAGAAGCTGCTAAAGGCGTATCACAGGCCGGGATGTCCACAGGAATTCCTGTTATATTTGGAGTGATTACAACGAATACGATTGAACAGGCCATCGAGCGCGCAGGTACAAAAGCGGGTAATAAGGGATGGGAAGCAGCGGTCGCAGCTATTGAAATGGCTAACCTGAATAAATCGTTTTAA
- a CDS encoding DUF309 domain-containing protein has translation MRADLLYYYPDEYKEFLIEFHSTRDYFECHEILEEYWLEQNREKKWLTLIQLAVAVYHERQKNFKGSMRLYKKVLKHMENESGLLEDLSIDEDTLISLIHKRMYNIQVNGDYSPMNLPLTDRSLQKECRQTAENRRCTWNYDDRAADENLIYKHRHRDRSEVIEARRKALVEKQLTRNL, from the coding sequence GTGAGAGCTGATTTATTATATTATTACCCTGATGAATATAAAGAATTTTTAATAGAGTTTCATAGTACCCGCGATTATTTTGAATGTCACGAAATTCTCGAGGAATACTGGCTGGAACAAAATCGGGAAAAGAAGTGGCTTACGCTCATACAATTAGCTGTAGCTGTTTATCATGAGCGTCAGAAAAATTTCAAAGGAAGTATGCGCCTTTATAAAAAGGTTTTGAAACACATGGAGAACGAGTCCGGTTTATTAGAGGATTTAAGCATTGATGAAGATACACTCATCTCCCTTATTCATAAGCGCATGTATAATATCCAGGTCAACGGTGACTACTCTCCTATGAATCTTCCTTTAACGGATAGAAGTCTCCAGAAAGAATGCCGGCAGACAGCGGAAAATCGCAGATGTACCTGGAATTACGACGATCGGGCAGCTGATGAAAACCTCATTTATAAACACCGCCATCGTGATCGTTCAGAAGTCATAGAGGCCCGCAGAAAAGCACTTGTTGAAAAACAGCTGACTAGAAATTTATAG
- a CDS encoding segregation/condensation protein A, which produces MSYSVKLHAFEGPLDLLLHLIQKNDLNLHDIPVKEITDQYMTYIHAMQILELNLASEYLVMASTLIHMKSKLLLPIEESEWEEELLIEDEEFTKEDLMDKLKEYKRYKEAAAEFKNRELARSRLFTRPMSDLTPLLEETSEEEKNAVDVNVYDMLEAFKKIHQKKKSKVKPVTRINREEVPIEKKMQEVVSFLTNAGGEIAFADLYEEDNEAELVVTFLSVLELMKADKIMCVQEKNYEDIKIKEKVGIPS; this is translated from the coding sequence ATGAGCTACAGTGTAAAACTGCATGCTTTTGAGGGACCGCTGGATCTGCTGCTGCATTTAATTCAAAAAAATGATCTGAACCTTCACGATATTCCGGTGAAGGAAATAACAGACCAGTATATGACTTATATTCATGCCATGCAGATACTGGAATTAAATCTGGCCAGTGAATATTTAGTAATGGCATCTACTTTGATTCATATGAAAAGCAAGCTGCTTCTCCCGATTGAGGAATCAGAATGGGAGGAGGAACTCCTGATCGAAGATGAGGAATTTACGAAAGAGGATTTAATGGATAAATTAAAAGAATATAAGCGATATAAAGAAGCAGCTGCTGAATTTAAAAATCGTGAACTGGCAAGAAGCAGACTGTTTACCAGACCTATGAGTGATTTAACACCACTGTTGGAAGAAACTTCCGAAGAAGAAAAAAATGCAGTGGATGTTAATGTATACGATATGCTTGAAGCTTTTAAAAAGATTCATCAAAAGAAAAAATCGAAAGTGAAGCCTGTGACACGCATAAATCGGGAAGAAGTACCGATTGAAAAGAAAATGCAGGAAGTGGTTTCGTTTTTAACAAATGCAGGGGGAGAAATTGCTTTTGCTGACCTTTACGAAGAGGACAACGAGGCTGAGCTTGTAGTAACTTTTTTATCTGTATTGGAGTTAATGAAAGCAGACAAGATCATGTGCGTACAGGAAAAAAATTATGAAGACATAAAAATTAAAGAGAAAGTAGGAATTCCTTCATGA
- the scpB gene encoding SMC-Scp complex subunit ScpB: protein MNVNQVLAVAEGLLFVAGEEGMTESQLMEVLEIDKKTLDFHMDELKKYYEQPSRGIQLIELGGTYQLTTKEKHADYYKKMVRSPSSATLSQASLEALAIIAYKQPVSRLDVEDIRGVKTERPLRTLQAKGLIVEKGRQEGAGRAILYGTTKNFLDQFGLQSLSELPPLPEVEEEEFDLFYEKFQKAVEETDS from the coding sequence ATGAATGTAAATCAGGTACTGGCAGTAGCTGAAGGACTTCTTTTCGTTGCCGGTGAAGAAGGTATGACAGAAAGTCAGTTGATGGAAGTACTGGAAATTGATAAAAAAACACTGGATTTTCATATGGATGAACTAAAAAAATATTATGAACAGCCTTCGAGAGGAATTCAACTTATTGAACTAGGCGGAACTTATCAGCTGACTACAAAAGAAAAACATGCTGATTATTACAAAAAAATGGTGCGCTCGCCATCCTCTGCTACTCTTTCTCAGGCTTCCCTTGAAGCCCTTGCCATTATTGCTTACAAGCAGCCTGTTTCCAGACTCGATGTAGAAGACATCAGAGGAGTGAAAACAGAACGTCCCCTGCGGACGCTGCAGGCAAAAGGACTGATAGTGGAGAAAGGAAGACAGGAGGGGGCAGGGCGTGCCATTCTCTACGGAACAACGAAAAACTTTTTGGATCAGTTTGGCCTTCAGTCGCTCAGTGAGCTGCCGCCCCTCCCGGAAGTAGAAGAAGAAGAATTTGATTTGTTTTATGAAAAATTTCAAAAGGCTGTGGAAGAAACGGATTCCTGA
- a CDS encoding SDR family NAD(P)-dependent oxidoreductase codes for MTLFSETSFQNTHILVTGATGGIGYVTALALLKLGANVTATGRNEEKLSQLKQTVHYQSESSRIHVVPGDIASGDDRNRIVSEACEAFGDIEGLVNAAGITGGDLVDKIKEEDLTNIMETNFTAQIMLSQAVYKIMQKNRRGKIVNVSSLSGLRGTYGNTAYAGSKFALIGFTQSFALEAVEYGVRVNAVCPGFVDTEMAGGIIEQKALRAGISYQEMRRKIEDDLPSGRITSPEEVADTIIYLLSNSGANIIGESVKISGGSVMR; via the coding sequence ATGACACTATTTTCCGAGACTTCGTTTCAAAATACGCATATTCTCGTTACAGGGGCTACCGGAGGAATCGGTTATGTCACTGCCCTCGCTCTGTTAAAACTGGGAGCGAACGTTACTGCGACAGGAAGAAACGAAGAAAAACTATCGCAGTTAAAACAAACGGTTCATTATCAATCCGAGAGCAGCAGAATCCATGTCGTTCCGGGTGATATTGCATCCGGAGACGATAGAAACCGAATTGTCAGTGAAGCCTGTGAAGCATTTGGCGACATCGAAGGGCTTGTTAACGCAGCAGGAATCACTGGCGGAGACCTCGTAGATAAAATTAAAGAGGAAGACCTCACTAACATTATGGAGACAAACTTCACAGCTCAAATCATGCTGTCCCAGGCAGTTTATAAAATTATGCAGAAAAACAGAAGAGGGAAAATAGTAAACGTTTCATCCCTTTCCGGTCTCCGCGGCACTTACGGAAATACAGCCTATGCAGGTTCAAAATTTGCTTTAATAGGCTTCACGCAGTCTTTTGCATTGGAAGCAGTCGAATATGGGGTTCGAGTGAACGCTGTTTGTCCGGGATTTGTAGATACAGAAATGGCTGGGGGAATTATTGAACAAAAAGCTCTGCGGGCAGGTATTTCCTATCAAGAAATGCGCAGAAAAATAGAAGATGACCTCCCTTCCGGACGAATTACTTCGCCGGAAGAAGTAGCAGATACAATTATCTATTTACTGTCCAACAGCGGTGCCAATATTATCGGCGAATCTGTAAAGATATCAGGAGGAAGTGTCATGCGTTAA
- a CDS encoding MarR family winged helix-turn-helix transcriptional regulator has protein sequence MADEEEQSLKLFVVFSRAYGSIRKKIEDDIRNYDLNPTEFAVLELIYSKGEQPIQRIGEQVLIASSSITYVVDKLEKKNYLERKSSPVDRRITYAELTRKGKELMDDIFPAHRTFIHSLMEGLSPEEKKDMLVLLKKLGWHAEKN, from the coding sequence ATGGCTGATGAAGAAGAGCAGTCACTCAAGCTGTTTGTTGTGTTCTCCAGGGCATACGGTTCAATAAGGAAAAAAATTGAAGATGATATTCGTAATTATGACCTGAACCCTACTGAATTTGCAGTTCTAGAGCTTATTTATTCAAAAGGAGAACAGCCGATTCAAAGAATTGGTGAACAAGTGTTGATAGCCAGTTCAAGTATAACGTATGTCGTAGATAAACTCGAAAAGAAAAATTATCTGGAGAGAAAATCTTCCCCTGTGGACAGGCGCATCACCTATGCCGAATTAACGCGTAAAGGAAAAGAGTTAATGGATGACATATTTCCCGCCCACAGAACTTTTATTCATTCTCTTATGGAAGGACTGAGTCCGGAGGAAAAAAAAGATATGTTGGTTCTATTGAAAAAGTTAGGATGGCATGCGGAAAAAAATTGA
- a CDS encoding cytochrome P450, protein MKIKHPIPKAKGIDNTRNLIKEGFTFISDRRKSLDSDIFETRLLGKKAICMGGAEAVELFYNKDLFIRKNAVPSAISKSLLGSGVHGMDGPSHRHRKQMFLSMMTPERLEEMKDIALEELEKKVQEWETKPRVVVFEELKEVLVRSGCRWAGVPLSEEDAAKRTEEMGLMVDSFGSVKRLKEGRKARENQEKWLSQIIKDIRKEKINPPEYSAAYIIAHHRDMKGKKLEPSAAAVELNNAVRPLVATAYFLVFGFTALEEHPGVKEKLIEDKDNYSKMFAQEVRRFYPFAPAMAAKVKKTFSWEGYTFKKNTLTVLDFYGTNRHPDSWTNPENFFPERFKEWEGSPFSFVPQGGGNHYAGHRCAGEWLTVMVMRSFFKYFNDNITYFVPEQDLSWSLSRVPAIPESGFVIQEVTRIKDSPFELKKNAQSQTVVKS, encoded by the coding sequence ATGAAGATAAAACACCCCATTCCTAAAGCCAAAGGAATTGATAACACAAGAAACCTGATAAAAGAAGGTTTCACGTTTATTTCAGACAGAAGAAAAAGCCTGGATTCTGATATTTTTGAAACCAGACTTCTAGGGAAAAAAGCAATTTGTATGGGAGGAGCTGAAGCAGTAGAGTTATTCTATAATAAAGATCTTTTCATCCGTAAAAACGCTGTTCCTTCCGCTATCAGTAAATCTCTTCTTGGCAGCGGAGTTCATGGGATGGACGGTCCTTCCCACCGGCACCGCAAGCAGATGTTTTTATCTATGATGACTCCGGAAAGACTTGAAGAAATGAAAGATATTGCTCTTGAGGAACTGGAGAAAAAAGTGCAGGAATGGGAAACAAAACCTCGTGTCGTTGTTTTTGAAGAATTGAAGGAAGTGCTTGTACGCAGCGGATGCAGATGGGCTGGGGTGCCTCTTTCGGAGGAAGACGCTGCTAAGAGGACAGAAGAAATGGGTTTAATGGTGGACTCTTTCGGCTCTGTCAAGAGACTGAAAGAAGGAAGAAAGGCACGGGAAAATCAGGAAAAGTGGCTTTCTCAAATCATAAAAGACATCAGAAAAGAAAAAATAAATCCACCGGAGTATTCTGCCGCATATATTATTGCCCACCATCGGGATATGAAGGGGAAAAAGCTCGAACCCTCTGCTGCAGCTGTTGAACTCAATAATGCAGTACGCCCTTTAGTAGCGACAGCATATTTTCTCGTCTTTGGTTTTACAGCCTTAGAGGAACATCCAGGAGTAAAAGAAAAACTGATTGAGGATAAAGATAACTACAGTAAGATGTTTGCTCAGGAAGTCCGCCGCTTTTATCCGTTTGCACCTGCTATGGCAGCTAAAGTTAAAAAAACATTCTCTTGGGAAGGATATACATTCAAGAAAAACACTCTGACGGTACTCGATTTTTATGGAACAAACCGCCACCCTGACAGCTGGACCAACCCGGAAAACTTCTTTCCTGAAAGATTTAAGGAATGGGAAGGCAGTCCCTTTTCTTTTGTTCCACAAGGAGGAGGAAATCACTATGCAGGGCACAGGTGCGCGGGAGAATGGCTGACTGTGATGGTTATGCGGTCGTTCTTTAAATATTTTAATGATAACATTACTTACTTTGTGCCGGAACAGGATTTATCATGGAGCCTATCCAGAGTTCCCGCAATTCCTGAGAGTGGTTTTGTCATTCAGGAAGTGACGAGAATTAAAGATTCTCCATTCGAACTTAAAAAAAATGCACAAAGCCAGACAGTGGTCAAATCATAG
- a CDS encoding alpha/beta hydrolase, producing the protein MKVFIGACLTAAIAVYFLFAWNVISSQEESLFQGASLSEERINQVNEHFHNTEEINFETEDGNILHGWLQHSDKNSPSPLVIYFGGNAEEASTALESNQYPDDWSVLFMNYRGYGKSTGTPGEDNLYKDGTALFDYVSSREDINSHKIVAAGRSMGTSAASYVSKQRPVAATILISPYDSRTRLQGERHPLFPVERFIRHPFEVSEMAETISSPLLGITADEDQVIPAEHSHKTFSRWDGKTRIVTISGEGHNTLQGDPVYWQEITQFLNDL; encoded by the coding sequence TTGAAAGTTTTTATAGGAGCGTGTCTTACAGCAGCTATAGCCGTCTATTTTCTTTTTGCATGGAATGTCATCAGCAGCCAGGAGGAAAGTCTGTTTCAAGGGGCTTCTTTATCTGAAGAACGAATTAACCAGGTGAACGAACATTTCCATAATACAGAAGAAATAAACTTCGAGACTGAAGATGGGAATATTCTACATGGATGGCTTCAGCACAGTGACAAAAATTCCCCATCTCCGCTCGTTATTTATTTCGGAGGAAATGCCGAAGAAGCTTCAACCGCTCTTGAAAGTAATCAATATCCAGATGACTGGTCTGTTCTTTTCATGAATTACCGTGGATATGGTAAAAGTACCGGCACTCCGGGAGAGGACAATTTGTATAAGGACGGAACAGCTTTATTTGACTACGTTTCCTCCCGAGAGGATATTAATTCTCATAAAATCGTTGCTGCCGGCAGAAGCATGGGCACTTCTGCAGCATCCTATGTTTCAAAGCAGCGTCCTGTAGCAGCAACTATTCTTATTTCTCCATATGACTCAAGAACACGTCTTCAGGGGGAACGGCATCCTCTCTTTCCTGTAGAACGATTTATCCGGCACCCTTTTGAAGTGAGCGAGATGGCAGAAACTATTTCTTCTCCTCTCCTTGGAATTACAGCTGATGAGGATCAAGTGATACCAGCAGAACATTCTCATAAAACCTTTTCCAGATGGGATGGGAAAACGCGTATCGTGACCATTAGTGGAGAGGGTCATAATACGCTTCAAGGCGATCCTGTCTACTGGCAGGAAATAACTCAGTTTTTAAATGATTTATAA
- a CDS encoding pseudouridine synthase, which yields MERLQKIIAGAGITSRRKAEKLIEDGKVSVNGTIVKELGAKADVNSDEIVVDGMPLEKEEPVYYLLYKPSGVISSVKDEAGRKVVTDYLPTEKRIYPVGRLDFDTSGVLIMTNDGEFANMLMHPKYKVEKTYFAKVEGIPDKQKLQKLSRGIYLDGVKTAPAFVKLRKSENKKGTSIIELVIHEGRNRQVRRMLEEVGHPVLKLKRERYGILDLKGLNAGEYRELKPHEVKKLRELSVT from the coding sequence ATGGAAAGACTACAGAAAATTATAGCTGGTGCTGGAATTACTTCCAGGCGAAAAGCTGAAAAACTTATCGAAGATGGGAAAGTATCTGTAAATGGTACCATAGTAAAAGAGCTGGGAGCGAAAGCCGATGTTAACAGTGATGAAATCGTAGTGGATGGCATGCCTCTTGAAAAAGAAGAACCTGTCTATTACCTTCTCTACAAACCTTCCGGAGTCATTTCCAGTGTGAAAGATGAAGCTGGAAGAAAAGTCGTCACTGATTATCTCCCTACAGAGAAACGTATCTACCCAGTAGGAAGACTTGACTTTGATACTTCCGGAGTATTGATAATGACTAACGATGGAGAATTTGCTAATATGCTGATGCATCCAAAATATAAAGTCGAGAAAACCTATTTTGCAAAGGTAGAAGGAATTCCTGATAAGCAGAAGCTGCAAAAGCTCAGCAGAGGAATTTATCTTGACGGAGTAAAAACAGCACCTGCCTTCGTAAAACTGCGAAAAAGTGAAAACAAAAAAGGTACATCAATTATTGAGCTTGTTATCCACGAAGGCAGAAACAGACAGGTGCGCCGCATGCTGGAAGAAGTCGGACATCCGGTTTTAAAGCTGAAGCGGGAACGATACGGTATTCTCGATTTGAAAGGATTGAATGCGGGAGAATACAGAGAGTTAAAACCTCACGAAGTTAAGAAACTGCGTGAATTGTCTGTCACATAA
- the resA gene encoding thiol-disulfide oxidoreductase ResA yields MKKRRLWMRTAILLVMAAAIGYTFYNHFSEERGLVDAGDEAPNFILEDANGEEVELDNMEGQGVYLNFWATYCTYCRDKMDYLKEYQEEYAQKDVQVINVNVDETTLQVERHKERYDLDFDLFIDRNMVVSTEYGVGVLPSVYLIDEEGQVIERQVGGKTEEQVVAALDKLVPDN; encoded by the coding sequence ATGAAAAAACGCCGGCTTTGGATGCGGACTGCTATTCTTCTGGTAATGGCAGCTGCAATTGGATATACGTTTTATAACCATTTTTCGGAAGAGCGCGGACTTGTTGATGCCGGAGATGAAGCTCCTAATTTCATCCTTGAAGATGCAAATGGCGAAGAAGTCGAGCTGGATAATATGGAAGGGCAGGGAGTTTACTTAAACTTCTGGGCAACTTACTGTACGTACTGCCGGGATAAAATGGATTACTTAAAAGAATACCAGGAAGAATATGCTCAAAAAGACGTGCAGGTAATTAATGTTAATGTGGATGAAACTACTCTGCAGGTTGAACGTCATAAGGAAAGGTACGACCTCGATTTCGACTTATTCATTGACCGGAATATGGTTGTAAGCACAGAATATGGTGTTGGAGTACTTCCTTCCGTCTACCTTATCGATGAAGAGGGACAAGTGATAGAGAGGCAGGTAGGAGGTAAAACAGAAGAGCAGGTAGTAGCGGCATTGGATAAACTGGTGCCGGATAATTAA
- the resB gene encoding cytochrome c biogenesis protein ResB, with the protein MNKVTCECGHKNPFGTYLCESCGKPLKEDGRLANMRYEGVARRSQTYKKTIVDRVWNFFSSVKVGIWIIVLLLVSSSIGTLFPQEMYIPPGEDPSLYYAQEYGILGQLYYDLGFHNLYSSWWYMLLIAALGISLVIASLDRFVPLYRALKNQRVTRHAAFMKKQRVFGEAPIADSTDKDFQTAKKALEKKRYKVREENGNLLAEKGRFARWGPYVNHIGLIIFLIGGMLRFFPGMYLDDYVWVREGDTEVITGTNGEYFVENNEFLVELYDEEQEDIFQEALTRQNAPVVSNYQTSATLYKRSSETLGSETELEKIEDHDIRVNHPLTFEGISLYQVDYRLNELSNFTFGIESEDNQENVENISFEVDLTDPQMLYELDNDYQVEIIEYFPNFYINDDGEPSTLNRVPDNPRIIFELFPPGVDPEQDSGEISLIGVQVNEELNGEHDHAIRMLDVEMVDVTGLTVRRDHTLPVIITGGIIFMIGLVQGSYWHHRRIWLQRKDGKIMIAGHANKNWHALKKDIALLRSGTNLPGALDQLDEEKDEDPLGNKKTNEGGG; encoded by the coding sequence ATGAATAAAGTAACGTGTGAATGCGGACATAAAAACCCATTTGGTACCTACCTCTGTGAGTCTTGCGGAAAGCCGCTTAAAGAAGACGGCAGACTTGCCAATATGCGGTATGAAGGGGTTGCGAGAAGATCCCAGACATACAAAAAAACGATTGTTGACAGAGTCTGGAACTTCTTTTCTTCTGTGAAAGTAGGTATCTGGATTATAGTGCTCCTCCTGGTTTCATCTTCTATAGGTACGCTTTTTCCGCAGGAGATGTATATTCCACCCGGAGAAGACCCATCCCTTTATTATGCTCAGGAATATGGAATTTTAGGGCAGCTTTATTACGATCTTGGTTTTCATAATTTATACAGCTCATGGTGGTATATGCTGCTGATCGCAGCCCTGGGTATTTCTCTTGTTATTGCAAGTCTGGATCGATTCGTACCTTTATACCGGGCTTTAAAAAACCAGCGTGTAACACGACATGCTGCTTTTATGAAGAAACAGCGTGTTTTTGGGGAGGCTCCAATAGCTGACTCCACAGATAAAGATTTTCAGACAGCAAAAAAGGCCCTCGAAAAAAAACGTTATAAAGTTCGAGAAGAAAACGGAAACTTACTGGCTGAAAAAGGAAGATTTGCCCGGTGGGGTCCCTATGTCAATCATATAGGGCTGATTATCTTTTTAATAGGCGGGATGCTCCGCTTTTTCCCCGGAATGTATCTCGATGATTACGTATGGGTCCGTGAAGGTGATACAGAAGTAATAACAGGGACTAATGGAGAGTATTTTGTTGAGAATAATGAATTTCTTGTCGAACTGTATGACGAGGAGCAGGAGGACATTTTCCAGGAAGCGCTGACACGCCAGAATGCCCCTGTAGTTTCCAACTACCAGACTAGTGCGACGCTGTATAAACGGTCTTCGGAAACTTTAGGGAGTGAAACGGAACTGGAAAAGATTGAAGATCACGACATACGCGTGAACCATCCGCTCACCTTTGAAGGTATTTCCCTTTATCAAGTCGACTATCGTCTGAACGAACTTTCTAATTTCACTTTCGGTATTGAATCCGAAGACAATCAGGAAAATGTAGAGAATATTTCTTTTGAAGTAGACTTAACGGATCCGCAGATGTTATACGAATTGGATAACGATTATCAAGTGGAAATCATTGAATATTTTCCTAATTTTTATATTAATGATGACGGTGAACCTTCTACACTGAATCGTGTTCCCGATAATCCCCGAATTATATTTGAATTGTTTCCACCGGGTGTGGATCCAGAACAGGATAGCGGGGAAATCAGTTTAATAGGCGTCCAGGTAAATGAAGAGCTCAATGGAGAGCATGATCATGCAATAAGAATGCTTGATGTCGAAATGGTCGACGTAACCGGACTAACAGTGCGAAGAGATCATACGCTGCCTGTTATCATTACTGGCGGTATAATATTTATGATTGGGCTTGTACAGGGATCGTACTGGCACCACAGGCGTATATGGCTGCAGCGCAAAGACGGAAAGATAATGATCGCCGGACATGCGAATAAGAACTGGCATGCATTAAAAAAGGATATAGCCCTCTTGCGAAGCGGAACCAATCTGCCGGGAGCGCTGGACCAGCTTGATGAAGAAAAAGATGAAGATCCTTTAGGTAACAAAAAAACAAATGAAGGAGGCGGCTGA